One Tolypothrix bouteillei VB521301 DNA window includes the following coding sequences:
- a CDS encoding TetR/AcrR family transcriptional regulator, with the protein MPPRVEQDFEGRRQQIIDGALQVFSHKGFEKATNKDIAAAAGIGSPGLIYHYFKDKADLFRQVVEQRLPVLQLLIHNEEEMMSKPPKVVLTIFAKAFLTVLDNPTSIAMMKLLFSEAFRHPAVAEMINKIGPSRSISFLTRYLDKQMAAGVFKPMDSAAAARCFVGSFLAYIITREVFLQPDARQISLDTMVTTAVEVFLQGMLATPETPPSTAGANGNYSTHFSR; encoded by the coding sequence ATGCCTCCACGTGTCGAACAAGACTTTGAAGGTCGGCGACAGCAAATTATTGATGGTGCTTTGCAAGTCTTTTCCCACAAGGGCTTTGAGAAGGCGACCAATAAAGATATTGCTGCTGCGGCTGGAATTGGCTCGCCCGGTTTGATATACCACTACTTTAAGGATAAAGCTGATTTGTTTCGGCAAGTGGTGGAACAACGTCTACCAGTGCTGCAATTGCTAATTCACAACGAGGAAGAGATGATGAGCAAACCTCCTAAGGTTGTGCTGACCATCTTTGCTAAGGCTTTTCTGACAGTCTTGGATAATCCAACGTCTATAGCGATGATGAAATTGCTATTTTCAGAAGCGTTTCGCCATCCTGCTGTTGCTGAGATGATTAACAAAATAGGACCGAGTCGTTCCATCTCTTTTTTGACTCGCTACTTGGACAAGCAAATGGCTGCGGGAGTTTTCAAACCAATGGACTCAGCAGCAGCAGCCCGTTGTTTTGTTGGTTCGTTTCTTGCCTATATCATTACGCGTGAGGTTTTTCTACAGCCCGATGCTCGGCAAATTAGCTTGGATACTATGGTGACGACGGCTGTTGAGGTCTTTTTGCAAGGCATGCTTGCAACTCCTGAAACACCGCCCTCTACAGCAGGCGCGAACGGAAACTACAGCACCCATTTTTCAAGATAA
- a CDS encoding DUF4058 family protein — translation MPSPFPGMDPYLEQPTFWSSFHSRLIIAIADAIEPQLGSQYYVEVETRTYQSDDSEDGLLIGIPDAIIFSDRSDNSTEEQPIAGDRSTATQIRPERVEIPMPLTVNERYLEVREIVTDEVITVIELLSPKNKRSGDGRTAYEKKRRAILGSATHLVELDLLRGGKPMAILGMRSTTAYRILISRSDRRPAADLYSFSLQQQLPSFPIPLKPNEEEPLVPLQDIFNGVCDRARYSTRIDYSQPIPPPALSALD, via the coding sequence ATGCCCTCACCATTTCCGGGTATGGACCCCTATCTGGAACAACCTACCTTTTGGTCTTCATTTCACAGCCGACTCATTATAGCCATTGCCGATGCAATAGAACCACAACTCGGCTCCCAGTACTACGTAGAAGTGGAAACTCGCACTTATCAAAGCGACGATAGTGAAGATGGCTTACTCATTGGTATTCCAGATGCCATTATCTTCTCCGATCGCTCCGATAATTCCACAGAAGAACAACCAATAGCAGGCGATCGCTCCACAGCTACCCAGATCCGACCCGAACGAGTTGAAATCCCCATGCCTTTAACTGTAAACGAGCGCTATCTAGAAGTCCGGGAAATCGTTACAGACGAGGTCATAACCGTAATAGAACTTTTATCTCCAAAGAATAAGCGTTCTGGAGATGGTAGGACAGCTTATGAGAAAAAGCGACGGGCCATTCTAGGTAGCGCCACTCACTTAGTAGAACTGGACTTGCTACGCGGCGGTAAACCGATGGCAATTCTGGGAATGCGATCGACAACAGCATACCGCATCCTCATCAGTCGGAGCGATCGACGCCCCGCAGCCGATTTATACAGCTTTTCCTTGCAACAACAACTACCATCATTTCCAATTCCCCTAAAGCCCAACGAAGAAGAACCTCTGGTACCATTACAAGATATCTTCAACGGCGTATGCGATCGCGCCCGTTATTCCACGCGAATTGATTATAGCCAACCTATCCCACCTCCGGCACTATCAGCACTAGATTGA
- a CDS encoding type I restriction endonuclease produces the protein MVQTIPISEQTTLKYLRQNFNLQRNDERQFFPEWYENLPQISDADKIFLDRVRSRYFYQLDEGALLESGVKMMIVGPLLDIAGFYDTPFKTRFELSVTLQVETEEEILQGRIDALVLQNQFWVWVLEAKRTTFSLSLGIPQALAYMLCQPDVDKPTFGILTGGEDFIFIKLVKQQTPIYGLSRKFSIINEGDLYEVLKIMRHMGELIATS, from the coding sequence ATGGTTCAAACCATCCCCATTTCAGAACAAACTACACTTAAATATTTACGCCAAAATTTTAACTTGCAACGCAATGACGAGCGTCAGTTTTTTCCAGAGTGGTATGAAAACCTACCACAAATTAGTGATGCAGATAAAATATTTTTGGACAGGGTGCGTTCTCGGTACTTTTATCAACTCGATGAAGGAGCGCTGCTAGAAAGTGGAGTGAAAATGATGATAGTAGGTCCGCTACTCGATATAGCAGGTTTTTACGATACACCTTTCAAAACACGATTTGAGCTATCTGTAACACTGCAAGTAGAAACGGAAGAGGAAATTTTACAAGGACGAATTGACGCGTTAGTTTTACAAAATCAATTTTGGGTTTGGGTACTAGAAGCCAAACGGACTACATTTTCACTTTCGTTAGGGATACCTCAAGCACTTGCATATATGCTATGTCAGCCTGATGTAGATAAGCCAACATTTGGTATTTTAACAGGAGGCGAAGATTTTATATTTATTAAATTAGTTAAACAACAAACCCCTATTTACGGATTGTCTCGCAAATTCAGCATTATCAATGAAGGAGATTTATACGAGGTGTTAAAGATTATGCGTCATATGGGAGAGTTAATTGCTACTTCCTAA
- a CDS encoding ABC transporter permease, giving the protein MKRIFAQTIKELSQLGRDRLTLTLALLLPLMLLLLFGFAVSLEVNKINFAIQDLDRTPSSREYIATFERTNKFNIVASGPEVNVTRLLDGGKVAAGLIVPPKFARDLQRNGGGAEVQILVDGTDANTANIVRGYTKATTNAFMENLRGSREPLVNLQFRLWYNPGLDSLRYIGPGAIAITVTLFPPLLAALATAKEYEQGTILQVYASSLTGTEYLFGKAAAFWLVGMAEVLFVNVEAWLFFGLWFVGDPTPMIFSSMLYIACGVFWGIFVGSNTKVQSAAIQAVAFTAFLLSLQLSGFIYPIANIPASIRWISNIIPARYYIELSRDAYARGVGWLGIWSQVLALGMLSGLFFFLAWRKLQRMRV; this is encoded by the coding sequence ATGAAACGCATTTTTGCTCAAACTATAAAAGAATTATCGCAGTTGGGACGCGATCGCCTGACTTTGACTTTGGCTCTTTTGTTGCCTTTGATGCTGCTGCTGTTGTTTGGCTTTGCGGTATCGTTGGAGGTAAATAAGATTAATTTTGCAATTCAAGATTTGGATAGAACTCCTAGCAGTCGGGAGTATATTGCGACTTTTGAGCGCACAAATAAGTTTAATATTGTTGCTTCTGGTCCGGAGGTGAATGTCACTCGGTTGTTGGATGGGGGTAAAGTTGCTGCTGGTTTGATTGTTCCTCCAAAGTTTGCTCGGGATTTGCAGCGAAATGGGGGCGGGGCTGAGGTGCAGATTTTAGTGGATGGTACTGATGCTAATACGGCGAATATTGTTAGGGGTTATACTAAAGCTACGACTAATGCTTTTATGGAGAATCTCCGGGGAAGTCGAGAACCTCTGGTGAATCTTCAGTTTCGCTTGTGGTATAATCCGGGTCTTGATAGTTTGAGATATATCGGTCCTGGGGCGATCGCAATTACCGTGACTCTGTTTCCTCCATTGCTTGCTGCTTTGGCAACGGCGAAGGAATACGAACAGGGGACTATTCTGCAAGTTTACGCTTCTAGCTTGACAGGTACGGAATATTTGTTTGGGAAGGCTGCAGCATTCTGGCTGGTGGGTATGGCGGAGGTGTTGTTTGTCAATGTGGAAGCATGGCTGTTCTTTGGATTGTGGTTTGTGGGCGATCCGACACCGATGATTTTCAGTTCGATGCTTTACATTGCTTGTGGTGTTTTTTGGGGGATTTTTGTGGGGAGCAATACCAAAGTTCAGAGTGCTGCTATTCAAGCAGTTGCTTTTACTGCATTTTTACTTTCACTTCAGTTGTCTGGGTTTATTTATCCTATAGCCAATATCCCCGCTAGCATTCGCTGGATTTCTAACATTATCCCGGCTCGGTATTACATCGAGTTAAGTCGCGATGCTTATGCGCGTGGTGTAGGTTGGTTGGGTATTTGGTCTCAGGTATTGGCGTTAGGTATGCTGTCTGGGTTGTTCTTCTTTTTGGCTTGGCGCAAATTGCAGAGAATGAGGGTGTAG
- a CDS encoding ABC transporter permease, with product MFINLIDSILGSRFWALFRKEFAQIFRNRQLVIQLLVPPTVFLMLFGFALNPEVENLKVGITDYSNSSASREFVQIFDQTDAFVVSRYYSEQKDMVADLATGKLTVAVTIPREFAGDVAKKRSVEVQALYDAVDANTASIASSYITQLVSDYNSRQREMGDLQKNQVRVETSIFYNPGLESSWFIVSGMFGIVLTVIGSQAAASLVVREKEAGTIEQLVMTPASNTEVILAKVCPLLVLLTLDVLIALGIARLVFDVPLRGNLLVFLIIAVLYFWVGISIGILIATYSKSEQQTQLTAFFINPPLVLLCGALTPISSMPTFIQWLSYLDPLRYFIEVCRGVLLKGVGVETLWPQVLILLVFATVLMSLSIRQFRQQLG from the coding sequence ATGTTTATCAATTTAATTGACTCAATTTTAGGAAGCCGATTTTGGGCGCTGTTCCGCAAGGAGTTTGCTCAAATATTTCGCAACCGCCAGCTTGTGATTCAGCTGCTCGTACCGCCGACAGTCTTTTTGATGCTGTTTGGTTTTGCTTTAAATCCGGAAGTGGAAAATCTGAAGGTTGGCATTACCGATTACAGCAACAGTAGTGCTTCGCGGGAATTTGTACAAATATTCGACCAGACGGATGCATTTGTGGTGAGTCGGTATTACTCCGAGCAGAAGGATATGGTAGCGGATTTGGCAACGGGAAAACTAACAGTTGCTGTGACAATTCCGCGAGAGTTTGCTGGGGATGTTGCTAAAAAGCGTTCTGTGGAAGTGCAGGCATTATACGATGCTGTTGATGCAAATACGGCAAGTATTGCGTCGAGTTATATCACTCAATTGGTGAGCGACTATAACTCGCGACAGCGAGAGATGGGAGATTTGCAAAAGAACCAGGTACGAGTTGAGACTTCGATTTTTTACAATCCGGGGCTGGAAAGTTCTTGGTTTATTGTATCGGGAATGTTTGGTATCGTCCTGACGGTGATTGGTTCTCAAGCGGCTGCTTCTCTGGTGGTTAGGGAAAAGGAAGCAGGGACTATCGAGCAGTTGGTGATGACTCCTGCTTCCAATACTGAGGTGATTCTGGCTAAGGTGTGTCCGTTGCTGGTTTTGCTAACGTTGGATGTTTTGATTGCTCTTGGTATTGCACGGCTGGTATTTGACGTCCCACTGCGGGGGAATTTGTTAGTATTTCTGATAATTGCCGTGCTTTACTTTTGGGTAGGTATTAGTATTGGGATTTTGATTGCGACTTACTCAAAGAGCGAACAGCAGACGCAGTTAACGGCTTTCTTTATCAATCCACCTTTGGTTCTATTGTGTGGGGCGTTGACTCCTATTTCTTCAATGCCAACTTTTATACAATGGCTCTCTTATTTAGATCCCTTGCGCTATTTTATTGAGGTTTGCCGTGGGGTGTTATTGAAGGGGGTGGGTGTGGAGACGCTTTGGCCTCAGGTACTGATTTTACTGGTTTTTGCCACGGTGCTGATGTCTTTGAGTATCCGACAGTTTCGCCAACAGTTGGGGTAA
- a CDS encoding PAS domain S-box protein: MPKARRKLVLDYGVAVLISLVALALRWLLHPLLGDNAPLLGLILAVTVSSWYGGFGPGLLATVLSALFGTYFFILPTFTLKVVDSIGVVRICIFLAEGALISWLNEELRVAKHKAELTALSLQKSEEHNRLLIEGVKDYAIFMLDPNGLIVSWNSGAERIKGYCSGEILGKHFSIFYPPEEIARQKPQQELQIATAEGRYEEEGLRQRKDGSFFWANVVMTALHDDLQKLRGFVSVTRDISDRKQAEEQLQTSLKQLSDIKFALDEAAILAATDRQGNITYINDKFCEISKYSRDELIGQNHRIINSGYHPKEFFQNLWSTISSGRVWHGEIKNKAKDGTFYWVATTIVPFLNNETIEQYLAIRFDITERKQVEEALRRSSERLTGLYEIDRAILEAKSSGDIVREALVRMQRLVPCKRSLIIVYNFENSEAYAIPGSGAENFLSQRRVTIPIDNFISNEVLQQDMTQGAESVTATGHASQQLLTPLLEENDTCFRIPLLVEGALVGELALILSQSTGLNAEHQAIASQVARQLAIALQQANLREQLQHYTLELEERVTQRTLQLQEANSELEAFAYSVAHDLRAPLRSQQGFSEALSEDYADILDANGRDYIDRIMASTKRMDDLIRDLLAYSRLSRTDLQLATLNLSFIMTEILTQLEAEIQERHAQVIVEKPLPSVIGHRTTLIQVIINLISNGIKFVPLNRQATVRVWAEERERWVRLWIEDNGIGIAPEHQERIFRVFERLHGVEVYPGTGIGLAIVRKGIERMGGRIGIESEIDRGSRFWVELLSAKK; this comes from the coding sequence ATGCCAAAAGCTAGGAGAAAGTTAGTATTAGACTATGGTGTAGCTGTATTAATCAGCTTGGTTGCATTAGCTCTCCGTTGGTTGTTACACCCACTTCTTGGGGACAACGCCCCTCTTCTAGGTCTGATTTTGGCAGTCACTGTAAGTTCTTGGTATGGGGGTTTTGGACCGGGTCTGCTAGCAACTGTCTTAAGTGCGCTTTTCGGTACATATTTCTTTATTCTACCGACATTTACCCTAAAAGTAGTTGATTCGATCGGAGTGGTTCGTATATGTATCTTCTTAGCAGAGGGGGCGCTTATTAGTTGGTTAAACGAGGAGTTAAGAGTTGCCAAGCACAAAGCTGAATTGACTGCACTCTCTTTACAGAAAAGTGAGGAACACAATCGGCTACTAATTGAAGGAGTCAAGGATTATGCAATTTTCATGTTAGATCCCAACGGGCTGATTGTAAGTTGGAACTCTGGAGCAGAACGCATTAAAGGATATTGCTCGGGAGAAATTTTGGGGAAACATTTTTCCATTTTCTATCCACCAGAAGAGATCGCACGCCAAAAACCCCAACAGGAATTGCAAATAGCGACAGCGGAAGGTCGGTATGAAGAAGAGGGTTTAAGACAACGAAAAGATGGCTCGTTCTTCTGGGCAAATGTTGTTATGACAGCATTACACGACGATTTGCAAAAGTTGCGGGGTTTTGTCAGCGTGACCCGAGACATAAGCGATCGCAAACAAGCAGAGGAACAGCTTCAAACTTCTCTCAAACAGTTATCTGATATCAAGTTTGCTCTAGATGAAGCCGCTATTTTAGCGGCGACCGATCGCCAAGGAAATATTACATATATAAATGATAAATTTTGCGAAATTTCCAAGTACTCTAGAGACGAACTGATCGGACAGAATCATCGCATTATCAATTCTGGTTACCATCCCAAAGAATTTTTTCAAAACCTTTGGTCAACTATTTCTAGCGGTCGAGTGTGGCATGGAGAAATCAAAAATAAAGCTAAAGATGGAACATTTTATTGGGTAGCAACTACAATTGTTCCATTTTTAAATAACGAAACGATCGAACAATATCTTGCCATTCGTTTTGATATCACCGAACGCAAGCAAGTCGAAGAAGCACTCCGCCGTTCTAGCGAACGATTGACAGGTTTATATGAAATTGACCGAGCTATTCTAGAAGCTAAATCTTCAGGAGATATTGTTCGAGAAGCACTCGTGCGAATGCAGCGTTTGGTACCCTGCAAGCGATCGCTGATTATTGTCTACAATTTTGAAAACAGCGAAGCTTACGCAATACCGGGAAGCGGTGCTGAGAATTTCCTTTCTCAACGAAGAGTTACCATACCGATTGACAACTTCATTTCTAATGAAGTTTTACAACAAGACATGACTCAGGGTGCAGAGTCCGTGACTGCAACAGGTCACGCTTCGCAGCAATTGTTAACTCCCCTTTTGGAAGAGAACGACACCTGCTTCAGAATACCTTTGCTTGTTGAAGGAGCGCTCGTTGGAGAACTCGCCCTGATTTTAAGTCAATCTACAGGATTAAACGCAGAGCATCAAGCAATTGCTTCTCAAGTCGCCAGACAGCTAGCGATCGCCTTGCAACAAGCCAATTTGCGAGAGCAACTGCAACACTATACCTTAGAACTAGAGGAACGCGTGACACAACGCACTTTGCAATTGCAGGAAGCTAATTCAGAACTCGAAGCATTTGCTTATTCTGTTGCTCACGATTTACGCGCTCCTTTGCGAAGCCAGCAAGGATTTTCCGAAGCACTTTCAGAAGACTATGCCGATATTTTAGATGCCAACGGTCGCGATTATATCGATCGCATTATGGCTTCTACCAAACGAATGGACGACCTCATTAGAGATCTATTAGCTTACAGTCGTCTCAGCCGTACCGATCTGCAACTTGCTACACTCAACTTGTCATTTATAATGACAGAAATATTAACTCAACTAGAAGCAGAGATTCAAGAGCGACACGCTCAAGTCATCGTAGAAAAACCACTGCCATCAGTCATAGGTCATCGCACTACCTTAATTCAAGTCATCATTAATTTAATTTCCAATGGCATCAAATTCGTACCTCTTAACAGACAAGCCACAGTACGGGTCTGGGCTGAAGAACGCGAGCGGTGGGTTCGCTTGTGGATAGAAGATAACGGTATTGGCATTGCACCCGAACATCAAGAACGCATTTTTCGAGTTTTTGAAAGGTTACACGGTGTTGAGGTTTATCCAGGGACTGGTATTGGACTGGCGATCGTGCGTAAAGGTATAGAACGCATGGGAGGACGAATTGGCATTGAGTCGGAGATAGATCGGGGCAGCCGATTTTGGGTAGAATTACTCTCTGCTAAGAAATAG
- a CDS encoding ribbon-helix-helix domain-containing protein → MLLLYHHRRQYDGMKKLTVRCSDEEYEILVAHCKETNRTQSDVIRELIRKLKKSRPRRTGL, encoded by the coding sequence ATGCTACTATTATACCACCATCGACGGCAATATGACGGCATGAAAAAATTAACAGTGCGGTGTTCAGACGAAGAGTACGAGATACTAGTAGCGCATTGCAAAGAAACAAATCGCACTCAAAGCGATGTGATTCGCGAGTTAATTCGGAAATTGAAGAAAAGCCGTCCTAGAAGGACGGGGCTTTAA
- a CDS encoding ATP-binding cassette domain-containing protein, giving the protein MKDPTQPTNTPVISIRDLRHCYNKHIEAVAGINLDIYQSEIFGLIGPDGAGKTTTFQILSGVMEQTSGIVEVFNSKPWDVRLQMGYLTQRFSLYQDMSIWENIRYAAGLREVSEAVLKTRSDRYLKLLDLAQFKDRLAGRLSGGMKQKLALCCALIHQPKILLLDEPTTGVDPVSRREFWDIIAELAVMEGMTTVVATPYLDEAERCSRIALMYEGKIQQCDTPSRVKASLGMKRLEVYLPVSELDKAAEILSQNPELQGMISDVQRFGDRLDVLTAEPGETKQRIQSILEREEILGENFVVDTPTLENTFVARLREQKGSVPASNFPRIFHQEMSSGTAIGAQDLNKVFGNFHAVKNINLNIKYGEVFGLLGANGAGKTTVIKMLCGFLPASSGKVSLAGEIGQLRSTTVRQKIGYMSQKFTLYDDLTIGQNLEFYCGVYGVPRRYRQAKKNWVLQISDLVGQEEKLTRDLPGGWKQRVAFGAAVMHEPKVLFLDEPTSGVDPLARREFWRWINQFAREGMAILVTTHYLEEAEQCHRLGFMVAGELVAQGTPRQVKQEQPGRLVEWECEPLQTASDLLKQKLKRSSVSIFGSRLHTVLDEPRLQIPQVQSWLQEAGVKVQNYREIEFSLEDVFIGVVS; this is encoded by the coding sequence ATGAAAGATCCCACTCAACCAACAAACACCCCTGTCATCTCCATTCGGGATTTACGCCACTGCTACAACAAGCACATAGAAGCAGTAGCAGGTATAAACTTAGACATTTATCAAAGCGAAATTTTTGGGCTCATAGGACCCGATGGAGCGGGGAAAACCACTACATTCCAGATTCTCTCTGGAGTCATGGAGCAAACAAGCGGTATTGTAGAAGTCTTCAATTCCAAGCCGTGGGATGTGCGCTTGCAAATGGGCTATCTCACCCAACGCTTTAGTTTATACCAAGACATGAGCATTTGGGAAAACATACGTTATGCAGCAGGTTTGCGTGAAGTCAGTGAAGCCGTATTAAAAACCCGCAGCGATCGCTATCTCAAATTACTGGATTTAGCCCAGTTTAAAGATCGTCTCGCCGGACGCCTTTCCGGAGGGATGAAACAAAAACTGGCTTTGTGCTGTGCGCTGATTCACCAACCCAAAATTTTGTTGCTAGATGAACCGACAACAGGTGTCGATCCCGTGTCGCGACGGGAATTTTGGGACATTATTGCAGAACTGGCTGTAATGGAAGGGATGACGACGGTTGTTGCAACTCCTTACCTTGATGAAGCCGAACGCTGTTCGCGGATTGCTTTGATGTATGAGGGTAAAATTCAACAGTGCGATACACCTTCTCGCGTTAAGGCTAGCTTGGGGATGAAACGGTTAGAAGTGTATTTGCCAGTGTCGGAACTTGATAAAGCAGCCGAGATCCTGAGTCAAAATCCTGAGTTGCAAGGAATGATTTCTGACGTGCAGCGTTTTGGCGATCGCTTGGATGTGCTGACAGCAGAACCGGGAGAAACCAAACAGAGAATTCAGTCTATTTTAGAAAGAGAAGAGATTCTGGGGGAAAACTTTGTTGTTGATACCCCGACGCTTGAGAATACTTTTGTCGCTCGATTGCGGGAACAAAAAGGGAGCGTTCCTGCTAGCAATTTCCCTCGCATATTCCACCAGGAAATGTCTTCTGGAACAGCCATTGGCGCACAAGATTTAAATAAAGTTTTTGGTAATTTTCACGCGGTTAAAAATATCAATTTAAATATTAAATACGGTGAAGTTTTTGGTCTTTTAGGAGCAAATGGTGCTGGGAAAACAACAGTTATCAAAATGCTGTGCGGTTTCTTGCCTGCGAGTTCTGGAAAAGTTTCTTTAGCAGGAGAAATCGGTCAATTACGCAGTACAACAGTGCGGCAAAAAATTGGCTATATGTCACAAAAATTTACGCTATATGATGATTTGACTATTGGACAAAATTTAGAATTTTATTGTGGTGTTTATGGTGTTCCCCGCCGCTATCGACAAGCCAAGAAAAATTGGGTATTGCAAATCAGCGACCTTGTAGGTCAAGAGGAAAAGCTAACTCGCGATTTACCCGGAGGTTGGAAACAGAGAGTTGCTTTTGGTGCAGCAGTGATGCACGAACCAAAGGTTTTGTTTTTGGATGAGCCAACCTCTGGCGTTGACCCCCTAGCAAGAAGAGAATTTTGGCGTTGGATTAACCAGTTTGCGAGAGAAGGAATGGCAATATTGGTTACAACTCACTATTTAGAAGAAGCCGAACAATGTCACCGTTTGGGTTTTATGGTTGCAGGAGAACTCGTAGCACAGGGAACTCCACGCCAAGTCAAGCAGGAACAACCAGGGCGATTGGTGGAATGGGAGTGCGAACCCTTGCAGACAGCATCGGATTTGTTGAAGCAAAAGTTAAAACGTTCTTCAGTCTCAATTTTCGGCTCGCGCTTGCATACGGTGTTGGATGAACCGCGCTTGCAGATCCCTCAAGTTCAGTCTTGGCTGCAAGAGGCTGGGGTCAAAGTGCAAAACTACAGAGAAATTGAGTTTTCTTTGGAAGATGTGTTTATTGGTGTGGTGAGTTGA
- a CDS encoding type II toxin-antitoxin system HicB family antitoxin, producing MCYAIVIEKAANNYSAYVPDLPGCVATGITLQEVNQQIKEAIAFHLEGLREEGLPIPEPTTLCEYVEAS from the coding sequence ATGTGTTATGCAATTGTGATTGAAAAAGCAGCAAACAACTATTCAGCTTATGTACCAGATCTACCTGGATGTGTTGCTACTGGTATAACTCTTCAAGAAGTTAACCAGCAAATTAAAGAAGCGATCGCTTTTCATTTGGAGGGATTGCGAGAAGAAGGATTACCGATTCCTGAGCCAACTACTTTGTGTGAATATGTCGAGGCTTCATAA
- a CDS encoding HlyD family secretion protein, whose protein sequence is MTQTPTEPIHDDRDTNVSPVEDKIQVSQPQPSPQKPRRHIPKPVLILGAIALIAGAGYTVYRTFIYQPEPEGLFLSGRIEGYETDISAKIGGRIASVAVREGDFVKPGQLLVQIDDSELTAQIQGAAARVRAAQERLERARQQLPVLEAQLQQANLTTQQAKQESQGRVEQAENALAAARSQLVEAQANLELSRVKQQRTSYLYGQGAVSAQSKDEDNAALNVARARVATARQQVQSAQGTLTQAQATLRNTPIRAAAALQIEKQIFQARTDIAVAQQEVKDAQATQAQVQANLNYLKINSPLAGSVITRSVEAGEVVAAGAPLVTIVNLDNLYLRGFIPEGEIGKVKIGQPSLVYLDTYPKQPLKATVTRIDPKASFTPENIYFKKDRVTQVFGVELTLKNSQGLAKPGMPADGRILEGQGGQGR, encoded by the coding sequence ATGACGCAAACACCAACGGAACCCATTCATGACGATCGCGACACCAATGTCAGCCCTGTAGAAGATAAGATACAAGTTTCTCAACCACAACCTTCTCCACAAAAACCCCGACGGCATATTCCCAAACCAGTCTTGATATTAGGAGCGATCGCACTGATTGCAGGTGCGGGATACACGGTTTATCGGACTTTTATTTATCAACCGGAACCTGAAGGTCTATTTTTAAGCGGGCGGATAGAGGGTTATGAAACAGATATATCAGCAAAAATAGGGGGTCGAATTGCGAGTGTAGCGGTGAGAGAAGGAGATTTTGTTAAGCCCGGTCAATTGTTAGTACAAATCGATGATTCAGAACTCACCGCTCAAATTCAAGGAGCAGCAGCCCGCGTTCGTGCAGCACAAGAACGGCTAGAAAGAGCCCGCCAGCAATTACCTGTCTTGGAAGCCCAACTCCAGCAAGCCAATCTTACGACACAACAAGCAAAACAAGAAAGCCAGGGTCGAGTCGAACAGGCAGAAAACGCACTAGCCGCAGCGCGATCGCAACTTGTAGAAGCCCAAGCGAATTTAGAACTATCGCGGGTAAAACAACAAAGAACCAGTTATTTATACGGTCAAGGCGCTGTCTCAGCCCAGAGCAAAGATGAAGACAATGCTGCTCTCAATGTAGCCCGAGCCCGAGTCGCCACAGCCAGACAACAAGTACAGTCAGCCCAAGGAACCCTTACCCAAGCCCAAGCAACACTTCGCAACACGCCGATACGAGCGGCTGCTGCATTACAAATAGAAAAACAAATTTTCCAAGCCCGTACAGATATTGCCGTAGCCCAACAAGAAGTCAAAGATGCTCAAGCCACACAAGCACAAGTGCAAGCAAACTTAAACTACTTAAAAATCAACAGCCCCCTAGCAGGTAGCGTCATTACTCGTTCGGTAGAAGCAGGCGAAGTTGTTGCAGCCGGCGCGCCACTCGTGACAATAGTCAATCTAGATAATCTTTACCTGCGTGGCTTTATACCTGAAGGAGAAATAGGAAAAGTTAAAATAGGTCAGCCCAGCCTGGTTTATTTAGATACATATCCCAAGCAACCGTTGAAAGCAACAGTCACCCGCATAGATCCCAAAGCCAGCTTCACACCAGAAAATATTTACTTTAAAAAAGACAGAGTTACACAAGTCTTTGGAGTAGAACTTACCCTTAAAAATTCCCAAGGACTGGCAAAACCGGGAATGCCAGCTGATGGGAGGATTTTGGAGGGACAAGGGGGACAAGGGAGATGA